One segment of Panicum virgatum strain AP13 chromosome 1K, P.virgatum_v5, whole genome shotgun sequence DNA contains the following:
- the LOC120640655 gene encoding benzaldehyde dehydrogenase, mitochondrial-like isoform X1 encodes MAARRAASSVLSRYLLARSSASSPAGKSALLGPGSYQQSVSHVLDEETTPLNRALLPGDLLRRFGTAPAAAAAATEEPIQPTVEIKHTQLLINGNFVDAASGRTFPTVDPRTGEVIAHVAEGDSEDIDRAVAAARRAFDEGPWPRMTAYERCRVLLRLADLIEQHAEEIAALETWDNGKTLAQSAGTEVPMLARCMRYYAGWADKIHGLVVPADGAHHAQVLHEPVGVAGQIIPWNFPLLMFAWKVGPALACGNTVVLKTAEQTPLSALYVASLLHEAGLPDGVLNVISGFGPTAGAALCSHMGVDKLAFTGSTGTGQIVLELAARSNLKPVTLELGGKSPFIVMDDADVDQAVELAHQAVFFNQGQCCCAGSRTFVHERVYDEFVEKSKARAMKRVVGDPFRNGVEQGPQIDEEQFKKILRYVQSGVDSGATLLAGGDRAGNRGFYIQPTVFADAKDDMKIAREEIFGPVQTILKFSGVEEVIRRANASQYGLAAGVFTRSLDAANTLSRALRVGTVWVNCYDVFDAGIPFGGYKMSGVGREKGVYALRNYLQTKAVVTPIRGAAWL; translated from the exons GAAGCTACCAGCAATCTGTCAGTCATGTTCTAGATGAAGAAACGACTCCATTGAACCGCGCTCTGTTGCCAGGGGATCTTCTTCGCAGGTTCGGTACTGcaccggctgccgccgccgccgccaccgaggagCCAATCCAACCCACAGTGGAGATCAAGCACACCCAACTCCTCATCAATGGCAACTTCGTCGACGCAGCTTCTG GGAGGACGTTCCCGACGGTGGACCCCCGCACCGGCGAGGTCATCGCGCACGTCGCCGAGGGCGACAGCGAGGACATcgaccgcgccgtcgccgccgcccgccgggcctTCGACGAGGGCCCGTGGCCGCGCATGACCGCCTAC GAGCGGTGCCGGGTGCTGCTGCGGTTGGCGGACCTGATCGAGCAGCACGCGGAGGAGATCGCAGCGCTGGAGACGTGGGACAACGGGAAGACGCTGGCGCAGTCGGCCGGCACCGAGGTGCCCATGCTGGCGCGGTGCATGCGGTACTACGCCGGGTGGGCGGACAAGATCCACGGCCTGGTGGTGCCGGCCGACGGTGCGCACCACGCGCAGGTGCTGCACGAGCCCGTCGGCGTCGCCGGGCAGATCATCCCCTGGAACTTCCCGCTGCTCATGTTCGCCTGGAAGGTCGGCCCGGCGCTCGCCTGCGGCAACACCGTCGTCCTCAAGACCGCTGAGCAGACGCCGCTCTCCGCGCTCTACGTCGCCAGCCTCCTCCACGAG GCTGGGCTCCCCGACGGTGTTCTGAACGTGATCTCCGGCTTCGGCCCGACGGCCGGCGCCGCGCTGTGTAGCCACATGGGCGTGGACAAGCTCGCGTTCACCGGATCGACGGGCACGGGCCAGATTGTCCTCGAACTGGCGGCGAGGAGCAACCTGAAGCCGGTGACCCTGGAGCTCGGCGGCAAGTCCCCCTTCATCGtcatggacgacgccgacgTCGACCAGGCCGTCGAGCTCGCGCACCAAGCCGTCTTCTTCAACCAG GGCCAATGCTGCTGCGCCGGGTCGCGGACGTTCGTGCACGAGCGCGTGTACGACGAGTTCGTGGAGAAGTCCAAGGCCCGCGCCATGAAGCGCGTCGTCGGCGACCCCTTCAGGAACGGCGTCGAACAGGGGCCTCAG ATCGATGAGGAGCAGTTCAAGAAGATCCTGCGGTACGTCCAGTCCGGCGTCGACAGCGGCGCcaccctcctcgccggcggcgacaggGCGGGCAACCGGGGCTTCTACATCCAGCCGACGGTGTTTGCCGATGCCAAG GACGACATGAAGATCGCTCGGGAGGAGATATTCGGGCCGGTCCAGACCATCCTCAAGTTCAG CGGCGTGGAGGAGGTGATCCGGCGGGCGAACGCGTCGCAGTACGGGCTGGCGGCGGGGGTGTTCACGAGGAGCCTGGACGCGGCCAACACGCTGTCGCGGGCGCTGCGGGTGGGCACCGTGTGGGTCAACTGCTACGACGTGTTCGACGCGGGCATCCCGTTCGGCGGCTACAAGATGAGCGGCGTCGGCCGGGAGAAGGGCGTCTACGCCCTCCGCAACTACCTCCAGACCAAGGCCGTCGTCACGCCCATCAGGGGCGCCGCCTGGCTGtga
- the LOC120640655 gene encoding benzaldehyde dehydrogenase, mitochondrial-like isoform X2, which yields MAARRAASSVLSRYLLARSSASSPAGKSALLGPGDLLRRFGTAPAAAAAATEEPIQPTVEIKHTQLLINGNFVDAASGRTFPTVDPRTGEVIAHVAEGDSEDIDRAVAAARRAFDEGPWPRMTAYERCRVLLRLADLIEQHAEEIAALETWDNGKTLAQSAGTEVPMLARCMRYYAGWADKIHGLVVPADGAHHAQVLHEPVGVAGQIIPWNFPLLMFAWKVGPALACGNTVVLKTAEQTPLSALYVASLLHEAGLPDGVLNVISGFGPTAGAALCSHMGVDKLAFTGSTGTGQIVLELAARSNLKPVTLELGGKSPFIVMDDADVDQAVELAHQAVFFNQGQCCCAGSRTFVHERVYDEFVEKSKARAMKRVVGDPFRNGVEQGPQIDEEQFKKILRYVQSGVDSGATLLAGGDRAGNRGFYIQPTVFADAKDDMKIAREEIFGPVQTILKFSGVEEVIRRANASQYGLAAGVFTRSLDAANTLSRALRVGTVWVNCYDVFDAGIPFGGYKMSGVGREKGVYALRNYLQTKAVVTPIRGAAWL from the exons GGGATCTTCTTCGCAGGTTCGGTACTGcaccggctgccgccgccgccgccaccgaggagCCAATCCAACCCACAGTGGAGATCAAGCACACCCAACTCCTCATCAATGGCAACTTCGTCGACGCAGCTTCTG GGAGGACGTTCCCGACGGTGGACCCCCGCACCGGCGAGGTCATCGCGCACGTCGCCGAGGGCGACAGCGAGGACATcgaccgcgccgtcgccgccgcccgccgggcctTCGACGAGGGCCCGTGGCCGCGCATGACCGCCTAC GAGCGGTGCCGGGTGCTGCTGCGGTTGGCGGACCTGATCGAGCAGCACGCGGAGGAGATCGCAGCGCTGGAGACGTGGGACAACGGGAAGACGCTGGCGCAGTCGGCCGGCACCGAGGTGCCCATGCTGGCGCGGTGCATGCGGTACTACGCCGGGTGGGCGGACAAGATCCACGGCCTGGTGGTGCCGGCCGACGGTGCGCACCACGCGCAGGTGCTGCACGAGCCCGTCGGCGTCGCCGGGCAGATCATCCCCTGGAACTTCCCGCTGCTCATGTTCGCCTGGAAGGTCGGCCCGGCGCTCGCCTGCGGCAACACCGTCGTCCTCAAGACCGCTGAGCAGACGCCGCTCTCCGCGCTCTACGTCGCCAGCCTCCTCCACGAG GCTGGGCTCCCCGACGGTGTTCTGAACGTGATCTCCGGCTTCGGCCCGACGGCCGGCGCCGCGCTGTGTAGCCACATGGGCGTGGACAAGCTCGCGTTCACCGGATCGACGGGCACGGGCCAGATTGTCCTCGAACTGGCGGCGAGGAGCAACCTGAAGCCGGTGACCCTGGAGCTCGGCGGCAAGTCCCCCTTCATCGtcatggacgacgccgacgTCGACCAGGCCGTCGAGCTCGCGCACCAAGCCGTCTTCTTCAACCAG GGCCAATGCTGCTGCGCCGGGTCGCGGACGTTCGTGCACGAGCGCGTGTACGACGAGTTCGTGGAGAAGTCCAAGGCCCGCGCCATGAAGCGCGTCGTCGGCGACCCCTTCAGGAACGGCGTCGAACAGGGGCCTCAG ATCGATGAGGAGCAGTTCAAGAAGATCCTGCGGTACGTCCAGTCCGGCGTCGACAGCGGCGCcaccctcctcgccggcggcgacaggGCGGGCAACCGGGGCTTCTACATCCAGCCGACGGTGTTTGCCGATGCCAAG GACGACATGAAGATCGCTCGGGAGGAGATATTCGGGCCGGTCCAGACCATCCTCAAGTTCAG CGGCGTGGAGGAGGTGATCCGGCGGGCGAACGCGTCGCAGTACGGGCTGGCGGCGGGGGTGTTCACGAGGAGCCTGGACGCGGCCAACACGCTGTCGCGGGCGCTGCGGGTGGGCACCGTGTGGGTCAACTGCTACGACGTGTTCGACGCGGGCATCCCGTTCGGCGGCTACAAGATGAGCGGCGTCGGCCGGGAGAAGGGCGTCTACGCCCTCCGCAACTACCTCCAGACCAAGGCCGTCGTCACGCCCATCAGGGGCGCCGCCTGGCTGtga